Proteins found in one Vallitalea guaymasensis genomic segment:
- a CDS encoding pyridoxal-phosphate-dependent aminotransferase family protein, with amino-acid sequence MHKKLFIPGPVEVKDDVLKMMAKPMIGHRTKEASKLQRDISEKLMKLFYTENQIILSTTSGSGLMESAIRSCTRKRAAVFAVGAFGKRWYEMAIANNVPADLYEVEWGTPTTKESVDEVLATGKYDVVTVTHNETSTGVMNPVDEIGEVVKKYPDVVFLVDAVSSAGGAKIEVDKCGIDVCITSTQKALGLPPGLAICTASEKAIEAARQVEHRGFYLDLVKLYDTIKKKDHQYPSTPSLSHMFALDYKLDKILEEGLDNRFNRHAEMAKYVRNWANEYFELLPDERYASNTLTNIKNTREISVGELNKALGERGFMISNGYGKLKEKTFRIAHMADTTLEEVKELLENIEDILKL; translated from the coding sequence ATGCATAAAAAATTATTTATTCCAGGACCTGTAGAGGTTAAAGATGATGTGCTTAAGATGATGGCTAAACCTATGATTGGGCACAGAACTAAAGAGGCTTCTAAGCTTCAGAGAGACATCAGCGAAAAACTTATGAAACTTTTCTACACTGAAAATCAAATTATTCTATCAACTACATCTGGTAGTGGATTAATGGAATCAGCCATTCGTTCTTGTACTAGAAAAAGAGCAGCTGTATTTGCAGTTGGCGCATTTGGTAAGAGATGGTATGAAATGGCTATAGCAAATAACGTTCCAGCTGATTTATACGAAGTAGAGTGGGGTACCCCTACAACGAAAGAATCTGTTGATGAAGTATTAGCAACTGGTAAATATGATGTTGTTACAGTTACTCATAATGAGACATCAACTGGTGTTATGAATCCAGTAGATGAGATTGGTGAAGTTGTCAAAAAATATCCTGATGTAGTTTTCTTGGTTGATGCTGTCAGTTCAGCAGGTGGTGCTAAGATTGAAGTTGATAAATGTGGAATAGATGTATGTATAACTTCTACTCAAAAAGCTCTTGGTCTACCTCCAGGACTTGCTATTTGCACTGCTTCCGAAAAAGCAATAGAAGCTGCTAGACAGGTTGAACATAGAGGATTTTATCTTGATCTTGTTAAGTTGTACGATACTATCAAGAAAAAAGATCATCAATATCCTTCAACACCATCACTGTCACATATGTTTGCTTTAGATTATAAATTAGATAAAATCTTGGAAGAAGGTCTAGACAATAGGTTTAATAGACATGCCGAGATGGCAAAATACGTTAGAAATTGGGCTAATGAATATTTTGAATTATTACCTGATGAAAGATATGCATCCAATACACTAACAAATATCAAAAACACAAGAGAAATCAGTGTTGGAGAATTAAATAAAGCTCTTGGTGAAAGAGGCTTCATGATTTCCAATGGATATGGAAAATTAAAAGAAAAAACATTTAGAATAGCACATATGGCTGATACTACTTTAGAAGAAGTAAAAGAACTTCTTGAAAACATAGAGGATATATTGAAACTATAG
- a CDS encoding D-2-hydroxyacid dehydrogenase, whose protein sequence is MAKILVADGMDRNAAKELTNMGHELVIEHLDVPELKKELGDYDVIIVRSATKIRKEVIDAVAGSNLKLIIRAGVGLDNIDVSYAREKGIAVENTPKASSASVAELTIAHMFSLARFLYISNVTMRDGMWYKKAYKGIELSGKTLGLIGFGRIAVEVAKRASVLGMKVIYTDIIAKDGYDEFSCVSKEELIKTSDFISLHIPFIKEVGPVLSENEFNMMKDGVYIVNCARGGVVDEEALIKALDYGKVAGAAIDVFEEEPTKNKKLFTHEKVSLTPHIGASTKEAQARIGLEIIDKVKEYF, encoded by the coding sequence ATGGCTAAAATATTAGTCGCTGATGGTATGGATAGAAATGCTGCAAAAGAACTAACAAATATGGGGCATGAATTAGTTATCGAGCATTTGGATGTACCAGAGTTAAAGAAGGAGTTAGGTGATTACGACGTAATCATTGTTAGATCTGCTACTAAGATCAGAAAAGAAGTCATTGATGCAGTTGCTGGAAGCAATCTAAAACTAATCATCAGAGCGGGAGTAGGACTTGATAATATAGATGTTTCTTATGCTAGAGAGAAAGGTATAGCTGTTGAAAATACACCAAAAGCTAGTAGTGCATCAGTAGCAGAACTAACCATTGCTCATATGTTTTCTTTGGCAAGATTTTTATACATATCTAATGTTACAATGAGAGATGGAATGTGGTATAAGAAAGCTTATAAAGGCATAGAATTATCTGGAAAGACTTTAGGTCTTATAGGTTTTGGAAGAATAGCTGTAGAAGTAGCCAAGAGAGCTAGTGTGCTAGGAATGAAGGTTATCTATACAGATATTATAGCTAAAGATGGATATGATGAATTTAGCTGTGTTTCAAAAGAAGAATTAATAAAGACTTCTGATTTTATATCATTACATATACCTTTCATCAAAGAAGTGGGACCAGTACTTAGCGAAAATGAATTCAATATGATGAAAGACGGAGTTTATATCGTTAACTGTGCAAGAGGCGGCGTTGTAGATGAAGAAGCATTAATAAAAGCTTTGGATTATGGAAAAGTAGCAGGAGCGGCTATTGATGTATTTGAGGAAGAACCTACTAAGAATAAGAAGTTGTTCACTCATGAAAAAGTTTCATTGACACCTCATATAGGAGCATCTACCAAAGAGGCTCAAGCTAGAATTGGTTTAGAGATAATAGATAAAGTTAAAGAATACTTTTAG
- a CDS encoding DUF1015 domain-containing protein → MAVVRPFMGIRPSKDLVEKVASLPYDVMNRKEANEMSAGNDYSFLHVVRAEIDVDDSVDQYDKVVYETARKNLDKMIEDKILVQDESPCYYIYRQIMDGRVQTGLVGCTSIDDYMNNVIKKHEFTRPAKEVDRINNFDYCDANTAPIFLTYRKNDELNKIINDYIKFNKPIYNFTSEDDITHIVWVINGDFIIDNISRIFENTEYLYIADGHHRSASSVKVGLKRREENPDFTGEEEFNYFLSVIFPDEDLFIMDYNRVVKDLNGYTKEEFLDKVKDNFLVEEYAGGSYRPVDKHTYGMYLDNKWYKITAKYEITNKENIVDRLDVAILQDNLLGPILDIKDPRTDKRIDFIGGIRGLKELERRVDEGMKVAFSMCPTTIDDLMEVADTGEVMPPKSTWFEPKLRSGLFVHRLS, encoded by the coding sequence ATGGCTGTAGTTAGACCTTTTATGGGTATTAGACCTAGTAAAGATTTAGTAGAGAAAGTAGCTTCTCTTCCTTATGATGTCATGAATAGAAAAGAAGCAAATGAAATGTCAGCTGGTAATGATTATTCATTTTTACATGTTGTTCGTGCAGAAATAGATGTGGATGACAGTGTAGATCAATACGATAAAGTTGTATATGAAACAGCTAGGAAAAATCTTGACAAAATGATTGAAGATAAGATTCTAGTTCAAGATGAGAGTCCATGCTACTATATCTACAGACAAATCATGGATGGAAGAGTTCAAACTGGACTTGTAGGTTGTACATCTATTGATGATTATATGAATAATGTTATCAAGAAGCATGAGTTCACAAGACCAGCTAAGGAAGTCGACAGGATCAATAATTTTGATTACTGTGATGCAAATACAGCACCAATATTTTTAACATATAGGAAAAATGACGAACTAAATAAGATTATCAATGATTATATTAAGTTCAACAAGCCTATATACAATTTTACAAGTGAAGATGATATTACACATATTGTTTGGGTTATCAATGGGGATTTTATAATAGATAATATTAGTAGAATATTTGAGAACACCGAATATTTATATATAGCCGATGGACATCATCGTTCTGCCTCTTCTGTAAAAGTAGGATTGAAAAGAAGAGAAGAGAATCCAGATTTCACAGGAGAAGAAGAATTCAATTATTTCCTATCAGTTATCTTTCCAGATGAAGATTTATTCATAATGGATTATAACAGGGTAGTTAAGGATTTGAATGGCTATACAAAAGAAGAGTTCTTAGACAAAGTTAAGGATAATTTCTTAGTGGAAGAATATGCAGGAGGTAGTTATAGACCTGTAGATAAGCATACATATGGTATGTACCTAGATAATAAGTGGTATAAGATCACTGCAAAATATGAAATCACTAACAAGGAAAACATTGTTGATAGATTGGATGTTGCTATTCTACAAGATAATCTATTAGGACCAATCCTTGACATCAAAGACCCTAGGACAGATAAAAGAATAGATTTCATAGGTGGAATCAGAGGACTTAAAGAACTTGAGAGACGTGTTGATGAAGGAATGAAAGTTGCTTTTTCCATGTGTCCAACTACAATAGATGATTTGATGGAAGTTGCTGATACAGGGGAAGTAATGCCACCAAAATCAACATGGTTCGAGCCAAAACTAAGAAGTGGATTATTTGTGCATAGGTTAAGTTAA
- the fabG gene encoding 3-oxoacyl-ACP reductase FabG has translation MRLKDKVAIITGAGRGIGAATAIRFAEEGAKVVIASLFENEVEETVNKIIKNGGEAIGITVDVTDKQQVDTMVRKTLDAYRKLDIIVNNAGITADGTLVKMTEENFDKVIDVNLKGVYNCGQAAAKVMVEQGKGVILNATSVVGLYGNYGQTNYAATKWGVIGMTKTWAKELGKKGVRVNAVAPGFILTPMTESMPEKVLNMMRDKAPVKRLGLPEDIANAYLYLASDEATYVTGSVLEVSGGIVL, from the coding sequence GTGAGGTTAAAGGATAAAGTTGCAATTATTACAGGAGCAGGACGTGGTATAGGAGCTGCAACAGCAATCAGGTTTGCTGAAGAAGGGGCAAAAGTGGTAATAGCGTCTTTATTTGAGAATGAAGTTGAAGAGACTGTTAATAAGATAATCAAAAATGGTGGCGAAGCTATTGGTATAACTGTTGATGTGACTGACAAACAACAGGTTGATACCATGGTCAGAAAAACTTTGGATGCCTACAGAAAATTGGATATCATTGTTAATAATGCAGGAATAACTGCAGATGGTACTTTAGTCAAGATGACAGAAGAAAACTTTGATAAAGTGATAGATGTAAATCTAAAAGGTGTATATAACTGTGGTCAAGCTGCTGCAAAAGTAATGGTAGAGCAAGGCAAGGGAGTAATCCTAAATGCTACATCAGTTGTTGGATTATACGGAAACTACGGTCAAACTAATTATGCTGCTACCAAATGGGGCGTAATTGGAATGACTAAAACATGGGCAAAAGAGTTAGGTAAAAAAGGTGTACGTGTCAATGCTGTAGCACCTGGTTTTATTCTTACACCTATGACAGAAAGCATGCCTGAAAAAGTACTCAACATGATGAGAGATAAAGCACCTGTCAAGAGATTAGGTCTACCAGAAGATATTGCCAATGCTTATCTATATCTAGCTTCTGATGAAGCAACTTATGTAACAGGTTCTGTACTTGAAGTATCTGGTGGTATCGTATTATAA
- a CDS encoding acetyl-CoA C-acetyltransferase: MREVVIVGAARTPIGKFGGSLAKLSAVELGVVTAKAAIERAGIKPALIDEVLIGNVLTAGLGQNTARQIAIGADVPETTPAITINKVCGSGLRTVSMAAQFIMLGDADVVLAGGVESMSNAPYLIPKARWGYRMGNGELVDSMINDGLTDIFNKYHMGITAENVAKQWEITREEQDEFSLNSQLKAEKAQKEDRFQDEIVPVVIPQRKGNPVIFNKDEFPKHGMSIDKLGKLRPAFDREGTVTAGNASGINDGGAMLIVMAKEKAEELGIEPLVTIKSYASAALNPSIMGYAPVPATKKALEKASMTVDDLDLIEANEAFAAQSIAVLRDLGLDKEKVNVNGGAIALGHPIGASGARILVTLIYEMMKRESKTGLATLCIGGGQGTAIIVER, encoded by the coding sequence ATGAGAGAAGTAGTGATTGTAGGTGCAGCAAGAACGCCAATAGGTAAATTCGGAGGTAGTTTAGCTAAGCTTTCAGCTGTTGAACTAGGGGTGGTTACAGCAAAAGCCGCAATTGAAAGAGCAGGAATAAAACCAGCGCTCATTGATGAAGTTCTTATAGGTAATGTCTTAACAGCAGGGCTTGGACAAAATACTGCTAGACAGATTGCGATTGGTGCGGATGTACCAGAAACTACACCTGCTATTACAATCAATAAAGTTTGTGGTTCTGGACTTAGGACTGTAAGTATGGCTGCACAATTCATAATGCTTGGAGATGCAGATGTAGTTCTTGCAGGTGGTGTTGAAAGTATGAGTAATGCACCATATTTGATACCAAAAGCTAGATGGGGTTACAGGATGGGAAATGGTGAACTTGTTGATTCAATGATAAATGATGGATTAACAGATATATTCAATAAATATCATATGGGAATCACAGCTGAAAATGTTGCAAAACAATGGGAAATAACAAGAGAAGAACAAGATGAATTTTCTCTTAACAGTCAATTGAAAGCTGAAAAAGCCCAAAAAGAAGATAGATTCCAAGATGAGATAGTCCCAGTAGTAATACCTCAACGCAAAGGTAATCCTGTAATATTTAATAAAGATGAATTTCCAAAACATGGTATGAGCATAGATAAACTTGGTAAGTTAAGACCAGCATTTGATAGAGAAGGTACTGTCACAGCTGGTAATGCTTCAGGAATCAATGATGGTGGAGCTATGCTTATAGTTATGGCTAAAGAAAAAGCAGAAGAATTAGGTATAGAACCTTTGGTTACTATAAAATCTTATGCATCAGCGGCACTTAATCCAAGCATAATGGGTTATGCTCCAGTACCAGCTACTAAAAAAGCTCTAGAAAAAGCTTCAATGACAGTTGATGACCTTGATCTAATAGAAGCCAATGAAGCATTTGCTGCACAATCCATAGCTGTATTAAGAGATTTAGGTTTGGATAAAGAAAAAGTGAATGTTAACGGAGGAGCAATTGCATTAGGTCATCCTATAGGTGCATCAGGAGCACGTATATTAGTGACTCTAATATATGAGATGATGAAACGTGAAAGTAAAACAGGTTTGGCTACATTATGTATTGGTGGAGGTCAAGGAACTGCCATAATAGTGGAAAGATAG
- a CDS encoding recombinase family protein gives MRVSTCEQLEYSPSAQKNAIMQYAKKNNIHIPECNIFIDEGISGRKAEKRPAFMSMIKKAKEKPKPFDVILVHKFDRFARSREDSVVYKSLLKKDCNIKVISITEQLEEDKFSIILESMLEAMAEYYSLNLSDEVKKGMKEKARRGEMQTRPPLGYKFVNGKVVVDDDEKEIVQLIYNKFVNDNMGYVNIANTLNNMGYHTKNNGLFQSKSIKYILENPFYVGIVRWNRKNRNGVLKDEEKWIVSNGDHEKIIDDYIYHQAIKKIERMKKTKKINHSNEYSHYLSGLIRCAYCKGSMVYKNNQKRYSYFRCRKSSEGACLQRKMIRVSLIEKMMEDKLVEDFNNVLVITKHKKIYMNNQRKFILGKLNKLDNKYNKIKKAYIEDIDSIEEYKVNKSKLSEERKNLIKELENISSISFDEENSILLHNVFTTNEYPIPIRNKIYSSFIDKIEVDVIKKTIQINYYRND, from the coding sequence ATAAGAGTAAGTACTTGTGAACAGCTAGAATACAGCCCAAGTGCCCAGAAAAATGCAATTATGCAATATGCCAAAAAAAACAATATACATATACCTGAGTGTAATATATTTATAGATGAAGGGATTTCAGGTAGAAAAGCTGAGAAAAGGCCAGCTTTCATGAGCATGATTAAGAAGGCAAAAGAAAAACCAAAACCATTTGATGTAATTTTGGTTCATAAATTTGATAGATTCGCTAGAAGCAGAGAAGATAGTGTGGTTTACAAATCACTTTTAAAAAAAGACTGTAATATAAAAGTTATCAGTATAACAGAACAGTTGGAGGAAGACAAATTTTCAATTATCCTTGAGAGTATGCTAGAAGCTATGGCGGAATATTATTCACTGAATCTATCAGATGAAGTAAAAAAAGGTATGAAGGAAAAAGCAAGAAGGGGAGAAATGCAAACAAGACCTCCTCTAGGATATAAATTTGTCAATGGTAAAGTAGTTGTTGATGATGATGAAAAAGAGATCGTACAATTAATCTATAATAAATTTGTTAATGATAATATGGGCTATGTCAATATAGCAAATACACTTAATAATATGGGTTATCATACCAAGAATAATGGATTATTTCAAAGTAAATCAATAAAATATATTCTTGAGAATCCATTCTATGTTGGTATTGTGAGGTGGAACAGGAAAAATAGAAATGGTGTACTAAAAGATGAAGAGAAATGGATAGTTTCAAATGGTGACCACGAAAAGATAATTGATGATTATATATACCATCAAGCGATAAAAAAGATAGAACGGATGAAAAAAACTAAGAAGATCAATCATTCCAATGAATATAGCCATTATTTGTCAGGTTTAATTAGATGTGCCTATTGTAAAGGAAGTATGGTATATAAAAATAATCAAAAAAGATATTCATATTTCAGATGCAGAAAAAGTTCTGAAGGAGCATGTCTCCAGAGAAAAATGATTAGAGTCAGTTTGATTGAAAAAATGATGGAAGATAAATTGGTTGAAGATTTCAATAATGTATTAGTCATTACAAAACATAAGAAAATATATATGAACAATCAAAGAAAATTCATTTTGGGTAAATTGAATAAATTAGACAATAAGTACAATAAGATTAAAAAAGCTTATATTGAAGATATTGATTCTATTGAGGAGTACAAAGTAAATAAATCAAAATTAAGTGAAGAACGTAAAAACCTTATAAAGGAATTGGAAAATATAAGCAGTATTTCTTTTGACGAAGAAAATAGTATACTACTACACAATGTATTTACTACTAATGAATATCCAATTCCTATTAGAAATAAAATATATAGTTCTTTTATAGATAAGATAGAAGTGGATGTAATTAAAAAAACAATCCAAATAAACTATTATAGAAATGATTGA
- a CDS encoding recombinase family protein translates to MQRAALYIRVSTDEQTEYSPSAQKTALLEYANKNNYLVQDEHIFIDEGISGRIAEKRPGFMRMIGLAKSTPHPFDAILIHKFDRFARNREDSVVYKSLLRKECGIKVISITEHIEDDKFAIILESMLEAMAEYYSLNLSDEVKKGMIEKAKRGEHSGTCPIGYKLDKASKTLLIDNKYSNMIRLIFNNYTNDNKSLYEIAKNLNLLGYRTKKKKLFSKRSIEYIIKNPVYCGYNRWNYRKGGNNIPNSAEQWIIEKAHHEPIIEKELWDRAQLKFNKNKAISSTHSRPINEKKHWLSSLLRCSSCGSTMSSNKVKGKYINFRCSKYFEGSCNTPNYISGRKIENYVLKKLEKNLDNFRDIDISKKDSSTSFKSEDITLLQQQLKRISKKYELANKSYLEEIDTLKEYEANKRNIDNEKNGLIEKLEKLKIEELQNKNDSIMHISSPTDLLYLDNSSIVTKHKIAKSFIKQIVFNSKDNTIIIDLYLD, encoded by the coding sequence ATGCAAAGAGCAGCACTTTACATAAGAGTATCTACTGATGAACAAACAGAATATAGCCCTAGTGCTCAAAAAACAGCATTACTTGAATATGCTAATAAGAATAATTACTTAGTCCAGGATGAACATATATTCATAGACGAAGGAATATCCGGAAGAATAGCTGAGAAAAGACCTGGATTTATGCGTATGATTGGTCTTGCTAAAAGCACCCCCCATCCTTTTGACGCCATCTTAATACACAAGTTTGATAGATTTGCTCGTAATCGTGAAGATTCCGTGGTTTACAAATCTCTCCTTAGAAAAGAATGTGGCATAAAAGTAATAAGTATTACTGAACATATTGAAGATGACAAATTCGCCATCATTCTAGAGAGTATGTTAGAAGCTATGGCAGAATACTACTCCCTCAACCTATCTGATGAAGTTAAAAAGGGTATGATAGAAAAAGCTAAACGTGGTGAACATTCCGGTACCTGTCCCATAGGGTATAAATTAGATAAAGCATCCAAAACATTACTCATAGACAATAAATACTCCAATATGATAAGACTAATTTTCAACAATTACACTAATGATAATAAATCTCTTTATGAAATAGCCAAAAATCTAAATCTGTTAGGATACAGAACCAAAAAGAAAAAATTATTCAGTAAACGCAGTATTGAATATATAATAAAAAATCCTGTATATTGCGGCTATAATAGATGGAATTATCGTAAAGGCGGTAATAACATTCCTAATTCCGCTGAACAATGGATTATAGAAAAAGCTCACCATGAACCAATAATAGAAAAAGAATTATGGGATAGGGCTCAACTGAAATTCAATAAGAACAAAGCTATCAGTTCTACCCACTCCAGACCAATAAATGAAAAAAAACATTGGTTAAGCTCTTTACTCCGCTGTTCCTCATGTGGTAGTACAATGTCTTCAAATAAAGTCAAAGGCAAATATATTAATTTTCGCTGTTCCAAATATTTTGAAGGAAGTTGTAATACTCCAAACTATATTAGTGGAAGAAAAATAGAGAACTATGTTTTAAAAAAACTAGAAAAGAACCTTGATAATTTTAGAGATATCGATATTTCAAAAAAAGATAGCTCTACTAGTTTTAAATCAGAAGATATAACCCTATTACAGCAGCAGCTTAAAAGAATAAGTAAAAAATATGAATTAGCTAATAAATCATATCTGGAAGAGATAGATACTCTTAAGGAATATGAAGCTAACAAAAGGAATATTGATAACGAAAAGAATGGGCTTATTGAGAAATTAGAGAAACTTAAAATAGAAGAATTACAAAATAAGAATGATTCAATTATGCACATATCTTCTCCAACTGACTTACTCTATCTTGATAATTCATCAATTGTAACCAAACATAAAATTGCTAAATCCTTCATCAAACAGATTGTATTTAATTCCAAAGATAATACCATTATTATTGATCTCTATTTAGACTGA
- a CDS encoding iron-containing alcohol dehydrogenase — MENLNSFQFLLSTKIIFGKDQLNSLGDQLAEISAKKIMIVTDKGLIKAGIVDKVLDIIKRNNIDYYLYDEVIPNPRINVVDEAAAICKNENCNVLIAIGGGSAMDTTKGISVMATNEGSSYDYLDGRGESKKEISNDPLPIIAIPTTSGTGSEVSFYSVLTDPETKIKDSISSHKIYPVVAIIDPVLTKNLPSFITACTGLDVLGHALEAYTSTIENPMTDLFALEAIKIVFNSLAEAVNSGDIEARVNMSYASMLAGIAMSHCGATIPHALGCPLTGHCGMPHGLAVGILQIPMLEFNKEVLQDKVKNVLKYMDEDINNIDEGQYHTYLINKIKELMKKINIEEAVNKYVMDEKSIDLMSKDAIIHGCTLINPKKISIEDIINIYNEIG; from the coding sequence ATGGAAAACTTAAATTCATTTCAATTCTTACTAAGTACCAAGATAATTTTTGGGAAAGATCAATTAAATTCTCTAGGAGATCAGTTGGCAGAAATTAGTGCAAAAAAAATCATGATAGTAACAGATAAAGGTTTGATTAAAGCAGGCATAGTGGATAAGGTATTGGATATTATCAAAAGAAATAATATAGACTATTATTTATATGATGAAGTAATTCCTAATCCAAGGATAAATGTAGTAGATGAAGCTGCTGCAATATGCAAGAATGAAAATTGTAATGTTCTTATTGCCATTGGTGGAGGAAGTGCTATGGATACCACTAAAGGAATATCAGTTATGGCAACCAATGAGGGAAGTTCTTACGACTATCTAGATGGAAGAGGAGAGAGTAAAAAAGAAATATCAAACGATCCTTTACCTATAATAGCTATACCTACAACATCAGGAACAGGGTCTGAAGTATCTTTTTATTCGGTTTTAACCGATCCAGAAACTAAGATAAAAGATTCAATATCTTCACATAAGATTTATCCTGTAGTTGCCATCATAGATCCTGTTCTTACTAAAAATCTACCTTCTTTCATTACTGCATGTACAGGTTTAGATGTTTTGGGACATGCATTAGAAGCATATACATCAACTATAGAAAATCCTATGACTGATTTGTTTGCATTAGAAGCCATTAAGATTGTTTTTAATAGTTTAGCTGAAGCAGTGAACAGTGGAGATATTGAAGCTAGAGTTAATATGTCTTATGCCTCCATGTTAGCTGGAATAGCAATGAGTCATTGTGGAGCTACTATTCCTCATGCTCTTGGATGTCCATTGACAGGTCATTGTGGTATGCCTCATGGATTAGCAGTAGGAATTTTACAGATACCTATGTTAGAGTTCAATAAAGAGGTTTTACAAGATAAAGTCAAAAACGTATTAAAATATATGGATGAGGATATTAATAACATTGATGAAGGTCAATATCACACATATTTAATTAATAAGATTAAAGAATTAATGAAAAAGATAAATATTGAAGAAGCTGTAAATAAATATGTTATGGATGAAAAGAGTATAGACCTAATGTCAAAAGATGCAATAATACATGGCTGTACATTAATCAATCCTAAGAAGATTTCTATAGAGGATATTATAAATATCTATAATGAAATAGGGTAA
- the yidC gene encoding membrane protein insertase YidC, which yields MNIVIKFLSDILNQLYYVVNDWGITIILITLLIKILLIPLTIKQKKGLELQQKLSKEVESIKKKYSNDKVKMEKEISKISSKYSGSMIGCLLTFVQLPIMISLYRAIASIPLEVTSTVILPWITNLKAPDNYYIIPIISVIIHLMPNIMYYLNIFKELELTKPNKVMIISTIIINALFISKAPVIIGLYWIVSGLYTFIEQLITNIIMLRKKAQYKASLQEE from the coding sequence TTGAATATTGTAATAAAGTTTTTATCTGATATACTAAACCAACTGTATTATGTAGTTAACGATTGGGGTATCACTATAATCCTAATCACACTACTTATTAAAATACTGTTAATACCACTAACTATCAAACAGAAAAAAGGCTTAGAACTTCAACAAAAATTATCAAAAGAAGTGGAAAGCATCAAGAAAAAATACAGTAATGACAAAGTTAAGATGGAAAAAGAAATCAGCAAGATCTCCAGCAAATATTCTGGTAGCATGATAGGTTGTTTATTAACATTTGTACAACTTCCAATAATGATATCACTCTACAGAGCTATTGCTAGTATACCTCTTGAGGTAACATCCACTGTTATCCTACCTTGGATAACTAATTTAAAAGCCCCTGACAATTATTATATAATACCAATAATATCAGTAATAATTCACTTGATGCCTAATATCATGTACTATCTAAATATATTCAAAGAATTAGAATTAACCAAACCAAATAAAGTCATGATTATAAGCACAATAATAATAAATGCATTATTTATATCAAAAGCACCTGTTATCATAGGGTTATATTGGATTGTATCAGGTTTATATACCTTCATAGAACAATTAATAACTAATATTATAATGCTAAGAAAAAAAGCTCAATATAAAGCTTCTCTACAAGAAGAATAA
- a CDS encoding HAD family hydrolase, which translates to MLNYPRTGNWFISPRIYEFIDRDIFDRVKELDINRAFRKAYDYIEKQSLIIDREQEYYHFRRFYRIFSDELPILNLDDELVDMIAKDLVYNNRKYKFYDDVYEVIPKLYERYELGIVSDAWPSLLNVYEEAGLRDYFSTFIISSIMGVTKPDKGMFIPALEELGISPAQTLFIDDNYSNCQGAEELGINSIVLDRDKGYDEQVESISSLDELVKILD; encoded by the coding sequence GTGTTAAATTATCCTAGGACAGGAAATTGGTTTATATCACCAAGGATTTATGAATTTATTGATAGAGATATTTTTGATAGGGTAAAGGAACTGGATATAAATAGGGCATTTCGGAAGGCTTATGATTACATAGAAAAGCAAAGTTTAATTATAGACAGAGAGCAGGAGTATTATCATTTTAGAAGGTTTTATAGAATATTTTCTGATGAATTGCCTATTTTAAATTTGGATGATGAGCTTGTAGATATGATAGCTAAAGATTTGGTATATAATAATAGGAAATATAAGTTTTATGATGATGTGTATGAGGTTATACCAAAACTTTATGAGAGGTATGAATTAGGTATAGTTTCTGATGCTTGGCCGTCTTTATTAAATGTATATGAAGAAGCGGGATTGAGGGATTATTTTTCAACATTTATTATATCATCAATAATGGGAGTGACAAAACCTGATAAAGGTATGTTTATACCAGCGCTAGAGGAATTAGGTATATCACCAGCACAGACATTATTTATTGATGATAATTATAGTAATTGTCAAGGTGCAGAAGAATTAGGGATAAATTCTATAGTTTTAGATAGAGATAAAGGTTATGATGAACAGGTTGAGAGTATATCTTCATTAGATGAATTAGTCAAAATTTTAGATTAA